From Pandoraea vervacti, the proteins below share one genomic window:
- a CDS encoding IS3 family transposase (programmed frameshift), with translation MEILTEPERRRRRTAQEKIAIVQETLEPGASVSAVARRHGVNANQVFGWRKQYQEGSLAAVKAGETVVPASELAAAIKEIKELQRLLGKKTLEVEILKEAVEWGRFKKPDCALALAAGGRPMKTVCEVLGVARSAVAVKRARSSDWRDGRRARVTNDAGLVEEIQAHVAHLPTYGYRRVWALLRRSREQSGAPCINVKRVYRVMREHQLLLRRPGVRQDKRRHDGRVAVERSNTRWCSDGFEFRCDDGTPLRVTFALDCCDREAISWAATTGGHSGDVVRDVMLAAVEQRFGTTQAAHPIEWLTDNGSAYIDYRTRSFARELGLEPLTTPVRSPQSNGMAESFVKTMKHDYVAYMDKPDAPTALSRLAIAFEHYNERHPHKALKYRSPREFRRNAVSST, from the exons ATCGAAATTCTGACCGAGCCGGAGCGCCGTCGTCGGCGCACGGCGCAGGAAAAAATCGCCATCGTGCAGGAAACATTGGAGCCGGGAGCGTCGGTGTCGGCCGTTGCACGTCGGCACGGCGTCAATGCCAACCAGGTGTTCGGCTGGCGCAAGCAATACCAGGAAGGCAGTCTGGCGGCGGTGAAGGCGGGTGAAACCGTTGTACCGGCATCTGAGCTAGCCGCCGCCATCAAGGAAATCAAGGAGTTGCAACGGCTACTCGGGAAGAAGACGTTGGAGGTCGAAATCCTGAAAGAAGCCGTGGAATGGGGCCGGT TCAAAAAACCTGATTGCGCGCTCGCCCTTGCTGCCGGGGGACGACCGATGAAGACGGTCTGCGAAGTTCTCGGCGTGGCGCGCTCTGCCGTGGCGGTCAAGCGAGCTCGCTCGTCCGACTGGCGCGATGGTCGCCGTGCCCGCGTGACCAACGATGCCGGGCTGGTCGAGGAGATTCAGGCCCATGTGGCGCACCTTCCTACCTATGGCTACCGGCGTGTCTGGGCGCTGCTGCGCCGCAGTCGGGAGCAGAGCGGTGCGCCGTGCATCAACGTCAAGCGCGTGTATCGGGTCATGCGGGAGCATCAGTTGCTGCTGCGCCGCCCCGGCGTGCGGCAAGACAAGCGGCGGCATGACGGTCGCGTTGCCGTGGAGCGCAGCAACACCCGCTGGTGCTCCGATGGCTTCGAGTTCCGGTGCGACGATGGTACGCCGCTGCGCGTGACGTTTGCGTTGGACTGCTGCGACCGCGAGGCGATTAGCTGGGCCGCAACGACCGGCGGGCATAGCGGTGATGTGGTGCGAGACGTGATGCTGGCCGCCGTCGAACAGCGCTTCGGCACCACGCAGGCCGCGCACCCCATCGAATGGCTGACGGACAACGGCTCGGCCTACATCGACTACCGCACGCGCAGCTTCGCTCGCGAACTGGGTCTTGAGCCGCTGACCACGCCGGTCCGTTCGCCGCAGAGCAATGGCATGGCCGAATCGTTCGTGAAGACCATGAAGCACGATTACGTCGCCTATATGGACAAGCCTGACGCACCAACAGCGCTCTCGCGTCTGGCAATCGCGTTTGAACACTACAATGAGCGCCACCCGCACAAAGCCTTGAAATACCGCTCGCCTCGCGAGTTCAGGCGTAATGCGGTGTCATCAACCTAA
- the tnpA gene encoding IS66-like element accessory protein TnpA, with protein sequence MEFKRATVEATLRPGASVALTARKAGINANLLFKWRRHYLAGAYGDVTPELVTRQSSAASVTEFVPVTITKALVGIATPTADQAVPTSRCSSRHEGKIELVMRGGTMRFDGPLSLELLRELISELRT encoded by the coding sequence ATGGAGTTCAAGCGCGCGACGGTCGAGGCAACGTTAAGGCCAGGTGCGTCGGTTGCTTTGACAGCGCGCAAGGCAGGCATCAACGCCAACTTGTTATTCAAATGGCGCCGGCATTATCTGGCTGGCGCTTACGGTGATGTCACACCTGAGCTTGTTACTCGCCAGAGTTCCGCGGCTTCGGTGACCGAGTTTGTTCCCGTGACGATCACGAAGGCTCTCGTTGGCATCGCCACGCCGACGGCAGACCAAGCAGTCCCGACCTCACGATGTTCATCGAGGCACGAGGGGAAGATCGAGTTGGTGATGCGTGGCGGCACAATGCGCTTCGATGGTCCGCTGAGTTTGGAGTTACTGCGCGAGTTGATTTCGGAGCTACGCACATGA
- the tnpB gene encoding IS66 family insertion sequence element accessory protein TnpB (TnpB, as the term is used for proteins encoded by IS66 family insertion elements, is considered an accessory protein, since TnpC, encoded by a neighboring gene, is a DDE family transposase.), translated as MIGLPSNTRVWIAAGVTDMRCGFNGLAAKVESVLHKDPFSGHIFLFRGRRGDLLKALCWSDGGLCLLAKRLEKGRFAWPRADGGVVALTTAQLSLLLEGFDWREPIDAARPRSAR; from the coding sequence ATGATCGGGTTGCCCTCGAACACGCGTGTGTGGATCGCCGCTGGCGTGACAGATATGCGCTGCGGCTTCAATGGTTTAGCTGCCAAGGTCGAGTCGGTGCTGCATAAGGATCCGTTCTCGGGGCACATCTTCCTGTTTCGTGGTCGTCGTGGTGATTTGCTCAAAGCGCTGTGCTGGAGCGATGGCGGATTGTGCTTGCTGGCCAAGCGGCTGGAGAAAGGTCGCTTCGCGTGGCCACGGGCCGATGGTGGTGTCGTGGCACTCACCACTGCGCAGCTCTCACTCTTGCTTGAAGGGTTCGATTGGCGCGAGCCCATCGACGCGGCTCGCCCACGCAGTGCGAGATAA
- the tnpC gene encoding IS66 family transposase: protein MSFSRANLPDDIDALKALVLASQQVLHEREIQLAALQTRLTSREQEIAHLKLLIDKLKRMQFGRKSEKLARQIEQLELRLEDLQAAEGATEAATPIKSQVKVRSERQALPEHLAREERVYLPEAEDCPACGGKLKPLGEDVSEQLEYVRAHFRVIRHRRPKLACACCDTIVQQPAPSRPIERGVAGPHLLAHIITSKFLDHQPLYRQQAIYARDGVELEAGQMGHWLGRVSWLLNPLVDAVRAYALGGTKVHGDDTPLPVLEPGRGSTKTGRLWVYVRDDRPCGSHEAPAVWFAYTPDRRGEHPQRHLASFNGVLQADAFAGYAPLYENDSIREAACMAHARRKIYDLHAVRPNAITEEALHRIGELYRIEAEIRGKPPDERRQVRQAQAVPRLEALRQWYESVLPTLSAKSDTTRAIQYSLNRWPALAYYCEDGQAEIDNLIAERALRGVAIGRRNYLFAGADSGGERAAAMYSLIGTARLNGINPEAYLAYVLERIADHPVNRIDELLPWNVAQQLPDIAKIEPIR from the coding sequence ATGAGCTTCTCCCGCGCCAATCTGCCTGACGACATCGATGCCCTCAAGGCGTTGGTGTTGGCTAGCCAGCAGGTTTTGCACGAGCGCGAAATACAGCTCGCCGCGCTGCAAACGCGCCTCACATCGCGCGAGCAAGAGATTGCGCATTTGAAGCTGCTCATCGACAAGCTCAAGCGCATGCAGTTTGGACGAAAATCCGAGAAGCTCGCACGCCAGATCGAACAACTCGAGCTGCGTCTGGAGGACTTGCAAGCCGCCGAAGGTGCCACCGAGGCTGCCACGCCGATTAAGTCCCAAGTAAAAGTCCGATCCGAGCGCCAGGCGCTGCCAGAACACCTTGCGCGTGAAGAGCGCGTCTACCTACCCGAGGCCGAAGATTGCCCGGCCTGTGGCGGCAAACTCAAGCCGCTGGGAGAAGACGTCTCGGAGCAGCTCGAATACGTGCGAGCGCACTTCCGTGTGATTCGCCACCGCCGCCCCAAGCTCGCTTGTGCGTGCTGCGACACGATTGTGCAGCAGCCGGCACCGAGTCGCCCGATTGAGCGTGGCGTGGCTGGCCCCCATCTGCTCGCGCACATCATTACCAGCAAATTCCTCGATCACCAACCGCTGTACCGCCAGCAGGCGATCTATGCCCGTGACGGTGTGGAACTCGAGGCCGGGCAGATGGGGCATTGGCTGGGGCGCGTGAGCTGGTTGTTAAATCCGCTGGTGGATGCTGTGCGTGCCTACGCGCTGGGCGGCACCAAGGTCCACGGCGATGACACACCATTGCCGGTGTTAGAGCCCGGGCGAGGTAGCACCAAGACTGGACGGCTCTGGGTGTACGTGCGTGATGACCGGCCGTGCGGCTCCCATGAGGCACCTGCCGTTTGGTTTGCTTACACGCCTGATCGACGGGGCGAGCACCCACAGCGACATCTGGCAAGCTTTAACGGGGTGCTGCAAGCCGATGCGTTTGCCGGTTACGCGCCACTTTATGAAAACGACAGCATCCGCGAAGCGGCGTGCATGGCGCACGCGCGACGCAAGATCTACGACCTGCATGCGGTACGCCCCAACGCCATTACAGAAGAAGCTCTGCACCGCATCGGCGAGCTATATCGCATAGAAGCCGAAATCCGGGGCAAACCACCGGACGAGCGACGGCAAGTGCGACAGGCACAGGCTGTACCTCGGCTCGAAGCGTTACGGCAGTGGTACGAATCAGTGCTGCCAACACTCTCTGCGAAGTCCGACACCACCCGCGCGATTCAGTACTCCCTGAACCGCTGGCCCGCGCTCGCCTATTACTGCGAGGACGGGCAGGCGGAGATCGATAACCTGATTGCCGAGCGTGCGCTGCGCGGCGTGGCGATTGGCCGCCGCAATTATCTGTTTGCCGGCGCCGACTCGGGCGGTGAGCGTGCTGCGGCGATGTACAGCCTGATCGGCACGGCACGCTTGAACGGCATCAACCCCGAAGCCTACCTCGCCTACGTGCTCGAGCGCATCGCCGATCACCCGGTCAATCGGATCGACGAGTTGCTGCCATGGAACGTGGCGCAGCAACTGCCTGACATCGCCAAGATCGAACCCATTCGCTAA